The nucleotide window TACAACAAGTGCATAATtagtagtaaacaaggactttggaaatttttctattattctacATAGAGGTGAGAATTCTTTCAAAGTCCTACGTGAAGAGATTTTATAGGGGGATTTCCTTTTCCGTTATAACTCCTGAACCACACATCCAATTTTCATTATTCCTTGACATAAATACGTTTCATAACCCCCCCGATCCTTTGACCCCCCCCCCAAAATTTTTGGACCCCAGATTCGGTCGAATACATTTTCCTGATAATGATAATTCTGAAAGCTTTGAGGAGAATTATGAACAATACCACTAATCTGTCCTACATAGTGCCTAATAACCATGTAGGCAATTACATGAAGTAGATAGTGTCTTATCTGAACAGGAGTAATGAGGAAACCACTAAAGTCTTGACGTTACACACCTATGTAGCTTCAACACAGATTAGACCAGGACAGCCGCGCATTATGAAGGCCACCCCACCTGTGGAGAATAGTAGAACCATAGTGGTAAAATCAGAGGGTAAGATCTATGCTGAACTTTTGGGGGCAATGAAAACGGCAGTAAATAGAGATGACGCAAAGAtgttatatcagtaaaaaaaggGAGAAATGAAGAAGTCTTAGTAAGGATACAAGGACCAGAACGGGCAACAGAATTCACAAATATCCTCAAAGATAAGGTAGCGGATTTAAAATTCGATCTCAGAACAAGAGGTGGAAGAAGAACGATAGTACATATAAGAGATGTAGAAAGTAATACTACGGAACAAGAGATCCTAGCCGCATTAAAGATGAGGATTGGCGAAGCGGAGGATGTGAAAATCTCCTCAGTTAGACCAGGATTTGCTGAAACTAAATGTGACTATTGTCAAAATAGTAGAGCAACGAATAAGAATAGGCTGGGTTAACTTTAGAGCATTCATAAGAGAAGACATTGAGAAATGCTACAGGTGCTGGGGAACTGGGCACAGACGCCACGAATGTAAAGGCCCTGATAGAAGTAACCTGTGCTTTAACTGTGGGGGTAGAGGACACACAATAGCTAATTGTCAGGAGCCCAAAAAATGTGTCAAATGTGATAGTAATGAACATAGGACTGGGGCATGGCAATGTGGAAAACACCAGGATGCTTAGAGTGCTACAGGCTAATGTAAACAGGAGTAGGCTGTCGCACGATCTTGTGTCTAGGCTGATAGTGgagaaaaatgttgattttttaattgtaactgagCCAAATATTTATGAGGCAGCAAGAACAGAATGGCATACTGACACTGTAGGAAATGTGGCAATTAAAGATGTCAGTCATAAGATTGCTTGGAAACTTATTTTCAGAGGTAAAGGTGTTGTGGCTGCAGAAACACTGTCAGCAACAATCGTTGGAGTTTATATATCACCGAATGTGGATAATGTAGAATTTGATAGTACACTTGACGTAATTCAAAATGTGATTACTAACGCAGACAAAAAGATCATAATGCTAGGTGACTTCAATAGTAGGCTGGTGGCAGCCGGGGGCCGCAGTACCAATAGGAGAGGAGAAATGTTGATGGAATTAATGGAGACAGTAGGATGTCAATGTATAAATGATGACACTCCAACATTCGAGGCTAGAGGTCATACCTCAATCTTAGACCTCACTATCCTAGATGGAGAAGGCAAAAGTGGAGCTGGCAAGTGCTACAACAGGATGTAGACAGTGATCATTATGCAACAATGGTTACACTGAAAGACATTAGTTTTAATAGTTATGATCGAGAAACTGTTCCTAGATTCACTGCGGAACAGATAGAGGCTATTACAGGCAAGGTTGCCATCAGATTAGTGGCTATTGAACAACTCACGCCAGAAACCCttgctaatataataaaacaagagatGGATAGGGAGTTGCACAATGGAGTTAGAAAACGAATGGTGTATTGGTGAACTGGAGAAATCGCTTATCTTAGGCAGATTCTGCAAAATAAAAGACGAATTAAGCAGAGGCTCAGAAGTGGACTGAGATATGAAGAGGCCAAAATGAGATACATAAAGGCAAGAAGAACTCTAAATAGAagaataagaagagaaaagagaGACCATTGGGCAAGGCTATGTGAAGAACTCGATAAAGATCCCTGGGGCATGGCTTtttatttggttaactggcatttctcccaccaccaccccattcggtcgccctagagcatagaccaaatgttccgtgccaagaacggctactgagcctcgaacagtttagcgacccaaatcctaaaagctcctagtgagctacctaacatgcgtgagcgaatcaagcagggcgccatacagcacccgctgaagtgtcccaatcgctcacttgtcaaacgtAAAACTAGAttggggaggcgcaccccttgtacaaTTTATTCATCGTCGATTAAttaaaaagacagcaattttggctgccacgcctcggtcgctgtatgccagctagtacctgtccaccatttaacagcgcttggagctgatttggctggtggccagccctcTTACCAAGGTAattggtttccagcagcaaagcttTCAGGAGTCTAAATGCATTTACATTTATTCCCTTAcatttaccgatgacggttgaacatagcaacctcatcgaggaactcccacacggtccgacagtgcggctctcgccacactgcctcgccgctagtgagcggccaggtttccccctgacctctaagttccagggtggcacggtctctggcccccccaagggccgggcagtcgtacatcatatgtacatttgactggacctccccgcagacacacaactcatcagctaccaggcgaaaccgaaacagatattggtttagattcacatggttggtgagcacctgggcacccgacgcccttaagaaggaactcgaggcataccatccccccaaatcctgtataaaattatacaaggatctacccttagtcgtggtgtgccattcaagctgccatgcctccatcgcgaggctttgaagccttttccgcagacgggagatgggcaactggacgaaattttgctccggtgcattgtgatcaccgttccgatccggttctggcccggctcgaaaccgcatcccaaatgcctcggcctcccgacctctacgcaacttccacatgactgcccgaattttcaccactaaatcgattgggagagcctttcccaatacagtagtagcctcgtaggaggttgttttaaataccccagtgcatacaatcatggctctgcgctgggcactccttaaattttgaagtagtgctctatttctttccaacctgtgcgcccaaaccggcgccgcgtatgcgatcatactctcgaagacgcctcggtacaccaagtacatttggcggcccgacagcccgtagtttTTCCGAGCAATccgtctaagtttgtgcatcacagagacggcgtccgccgcaacttgcttaatatggttactaaacagcaacttatcatcaaacaaaacacctaggtacttatgaacccttactcggctgattacacagcctttatatttaatgtgggggtttcgactgcatgataatttgtctgcgccctttagaagcataaacttcgtcttgggcacagaaatttttaaattttgaatgtccatccagccttcggcggttgacaaagccgcctgcgctctgctttctagctgtggtcgtgaatctccacgaactaaaaggagacagtcatcggcgaaagcctgggccgtgactccttctgggaaagtcaatcccagaaatccgtcaaacaccaggttccacagcaggggaccgagaacggaaccctgcgggcttcccctggtgacggatttttccacaactaggtgcgcatctttaaacagagccgttcggttagacaaatagtctcttaccacggcctgtgtggcttcgggaacattgcggcgttccaaagcatagaggacagaactccaacacaaggaaggaaatgctgcctctatatcaataaaaattcccaaaacatatttgcagtcggcgctttccacctcggcaagagcatttaagatgcaatcctcggtgccaacccctttcatgaagccatattggcctcgatttagaatacggctcatatcaatgctttcctcgagccgttccacaaccagcctttccagcaacttgccgaaaaccggcaagaggctgatgggtcgataactgccgacctcaccaggatcctttccaggtttcaggatcacccttaccaaagccaccttccagcaacccggaaagcagccccagcttaggcatcccgtgaacagcctgccgagaggctcccttatgacaggcaataaatgatggaaaatatccgggtcaagttggtcaatccccggtgccttctttaatgccattcgagaaaccactcggtctatatcatcgggttccacggtccgaacgccagggaatggtgtttcacccgccctgacgccgatttccgcttcaccctccggagcatctggaaacagagtatccaggaacgcccggtaggtcgccacagatgttaaagtgtggtcacgaccacctaacccgcaccgaacactggacaacacgtgcaatggcttcggctTGTAACAagactttgcgagctgccagggatcgcgttgcaattcccgcatggagtccttccaaaacttgagtttggcttccttgatggcgtgaacatatttattacgggcacgccggaaggtccgcagacgctcagcgcgcacgtcgttgacagtgatccccgttagggggcaacgctggtatctagcccgagcggacctcactcttgcgcgcagcacgctaaggtcagaggaccaccatttcttgccgggcctccgtctgccttccacagacgaccccccggaaaatggggtcatgacggctccaggcacgctcagatcagcggactggctgcttatgacgggtccgtccattggcctaggccgccgtaggacctcgtcgcagccagtcttgatggcccggccgattagctccgccatcaattccacctcctccctggactccatgctccactgcaatccctgcaatgcagcatcgcatacccgcctcagcctgcgctgatccaggccccttaggttgtagcgacctggatttggtgcccttagaccgcctccgtaagcaatatcataggttatgagcctatgatcgctcacactggcctcgggccagacagtccaactacctacccttcgaagcaagtcacccgtcaccaGAGTGACGTCTATGTAACTTtctcccagttcgctggagaaagttggtggctgctccgcatcattaatgaggtagaggttcctggcttctgcgaactgttcgagaccagcgcctctggggtctgtgagtggagaaccccaggcggtagacttggcgttagcatccagggcaaccaacactctggtgcccgggagactgtccagaatcccgcccaacttcgccagcaagtcatcgatactccatccaagctggaagtatcccgacacgagtacgacatcgagcgtacccctcgtgattcgcacCACGGTGAACTGCTCATCagaccactggggcatccagaacaCACCCAGAGCGTCTGAGCCcaccacgatcgcagagagcggccgtcccccacgagaatgaattactttcaccccgtggaagccgaccaccctatccgcgaccgcatacggctcctggaccaagaggacctcgaggtcgtactcctcgaggagcctcatggcctcactcgtggccgcccgggaatggtgcagattaatctgccccaggTGCAAGCGTTCGAGTAGGTGGAGGCCGTCCCCTAGGGTTTCCTgccgttcaggcgtcgccataggcTGTGTTCTTTACAGCTCGAGCCCGTGCTATCTCGTACGCCCTACACTGCCTACtcccgacccggtgtccagcatcacTGCCTTTCACCTGGGCACAGGCGGCACACTTAGCGGGCGACGATTTGTGTGGGCAGCTGGCTGCCCTGTGCCCCGaagcggcacagtggccacacatctccttctGCGCTCTGCATCGGAGAGAGGTGTGTCCATAGCCCTGACACTTGAAGCAACGGGCTACCTCTACATGGTCGACCACCCTACAGGCAGTCCACCCAAAAAACAGCCTACCaccggccactaagacctgccggatcttaggcgaGGTCTCGAGGACCCAGTGACTACTCCGGGAGTCCTTTCTACCCAACTGCCGGACAACCTTggtttccctaaggaagtcctcgacagCCATATCCAATGATGGATTTTGGCTGTGAATCGCTTtaaggatttcgggctcctccaCCCTTGTTGCCCTCGGCATATCGTAGACCAATATCTGCGGTCTACGCTCGGCCAGTAGCTGAGCCTTCAGTCCGTTCTTTGCCAGAACTGTGGCCTCCAGCAGTTGATTAGCCTGCTGCCCATTTACAACCTCCAGGATCACTCCATGATCCCTTGTTTTAGTGACCCGGGAAATTTGGAACCTTTCTTTCCgcgggtccaggatcttcttaagggttagctccgtcatcgCTGACGAAGCCCCCTGATCAGGCTTGATCGGGACCACCTTGACAGTGGCCCTTTTAATTTTAGTAGCCGGAGCCTGagctggcggcggcggacctacccgcCTAGGCGCAGGCGCGGCCGTTACTGCGGCGAAGGAGATAGGTTtcttaaccttctcctccaccctATTAATTGACTTCTGGAGTTCCCCCAGAGCTTGGCCGTTAACCGGCTTAAAGCTCCGGACTCCCTCCACCACCTGATCCACCTTGCCCGACAGTCGAGTAACGACCGAATCTAGGGCAAGGTTAGCACCCTGGAGGCCCTCGCACTTAATTGCCAGACCCGTCACCAACAAACCACATTCTCCCAAATACGCATCAACGAGCTGCCTCAACTCGAGAGCAACTCGTGACTCCTTTTTCGAGGAGATTTTGGCCCATTCGGCCCTCATCTCCTCGATCCTCCCCAAGCCTTCAGCCCCGGAGGTCGCCTGCTTTAACACAGGCTTCACCCCAGTAGCTTCCCGCTCAGGGACAGAATCCGCCTTGCCGCTTTCCGCCTTACCTTGCTTCGCAAGGCGGCGTCCTTCGGACTTGGCGCCCCCCTCTACGCCGTGCTCTCGCTGGACGGTTCCAGCCTTAGCCTTCTCCGCACAGCTCGAAGCAGAGGTATCTCGCAGGCTTTTGGTGCAAGCCGCAACACTCGGGCGCTCCACTACCCGAGGGGCTTCCGAGACCTCCTTCTCGGAGGACCGGGGCCTCGGCGGCGACCTACCGATTGACCTCCTCGGCATGAAGGGGTCACCGGAaaccaggtccttggccaaaccgaccaagtcCTCTAGACAACCTCCTCCGGGTTGCTCCATCGCTGGACTACTTGACAATACACCAGCTGTGTTGCCAGGTACTACAATCACAGCTTGTTCAATTCTATCACCTACCACAAAACTAAGGTGAGTGTCTAAACCTCTTGTACCCCGACGGACCGTCTGTTCGGCAGCCCAATCGAGGAGTCGAAGAATAAAACACTCCTACCACCGGCTAGGTTGGAGCGGAaaaccgcttctcgaacctgccagaggatctgaaaaaatatctggcctcaccaactacgaaCGGGGACACGTTAttacaaaggaaacgtccttatttagccgacagcagcactcctgcaacacactacgccgccGCTTGGTTAAACGCCtcacagcaacgcaggttgactaaccgctgctgatcgttgtcaaccccgacgacgagaacgtagaacgCTGTACTTGCAGAATCAAATTAAGCACCGGTTGCTAAGCACAAGTTatacagcacggggccagaggccgagaagcgattcTGGGGCATGGCTTACAGAATAATTACCAAAAGGTTCGGTAGGTGTCTCCCTGTAATTACAAAGGAAGAAACAGAAAGGATAATCCCCAGCCTATTCCCGCATTTCACGCCCGATGAGAGAAGACACACTGAATGTGAGAGCAGATGTTTTGCAATGAGTGAGCTCTTATGTGCTGGACGTATGTTAGCTATAAAGAAAAGTCCTGGTCCGGATAATATCCCAGCAGCAATTATTAAGAAACTTATCAATCACGCTCCATGGGAGATGCTAGAGGTGGTCAGTCATGGACTAGCAAACAAGACTTTCTcggagtgttggaaggaggcGAGAGTTGTGTTATTACCGAAGAGCACAGATGAAAGAGGAAATATAACGTATAGACCATTGAGCCTCCTGAACACAACGGGAAAGCTTGtggaaaagatgctggctggccgcatAGTGAGCGAGGTTGAGGAAGGCTTGGGCATAAGCCCAAATCAATAT belongs to Lycorma delicatula isolate Av1 chromosome 1, ASM4794821v1, whole genome shotgun sequence and includes:
- the LOC142317869 gene encoding uncharacterized protein LOC142317869, encoding MNIGLGHGNVENTRMLRVLQANVNRSRLSHDLVSRLIVEKNVDFLIVTEPNIYEAARTEWHTDTVGNVAIKDVSHKIAWKLIFRGKGVVAAETLSATIVGVYISPNVDNVEFDSTLDVIQNVITNADKKIIMLGDFNSRLVAAGGRSTNRRGEMLMELMETVGCQCINDDTPTFEARGHTSILDLTILDGEGKSGAGKCYNRM